Genomic window (Alkalinema sp. FACHB-956):
CCGATCGGGCACCGGAACCTCAATTCGCAGCTCCTGGGTCAACTCACTGCAATCGTACTGGTAGTAGTTTTCTAAGACCGACTGATTGGGATCAACCCCCGTCACATCATAGAGCCGTAGCGCCAGATCCATTCCGCCCCGGCTGTGGGCATCGGCCTTTTGCTCATCGGTCAATTGCCAGCGCACCACCGCTTCCTTCGCCGTTTGCGGAATCAGCACAATCCTCGCCCGATCGCCCAGAATGCGCGTCCGAGCCGCCGCTGCCGTTCCACCGACAAACGCCGCCCCTGCGGCCAGGGTTTCACTGCCTGCCTGGGTCACGCCTTCCACCGCATTCTCCGCAGCAGCCCCCGCTCCCGTGATCAGCGTCGAAGCAGAATCCTTCAACTTCCCGAAGAACCCAGGAGCATCGGCATCGCTCCCCGTCCCAGCCTCCGTGCCCGTTGGTTCTCCCCCCAGGTCAAAGGCCACATCATCTAACCGACCCCTTGTATCCGGAGCCAGCTCATTGAGATTGGAGGATTCGAATTCCCAATCCGCAGCGGTTTCAGACCCCGTGGCGGCAGGGGGATTCGTTGTCCCCGGAACATCCTGTGGCCCCCGCAGGAACGACCAAGCGGCAGCTCCGGCGGCTCCCGTTGCTGCGACTCCGCCTGCGATCGTCCCGCCGTCTACAGGCGTTTCAGGGGGCGTCCAGTCGGGCTTGGTCCAGTCGGGATTCGCCCAATCCGTGGGGGTGCCGAGGGCATCCTGATCGTCGCTGGTGGCACTGTCCCGATCGCTCCAGGCATCACCGGCCACATCCACATCGTCATTGGCTTGGGTTTGGAAGGGGGCCCAAGTGGCGGATTCCGGTTCCGTCGGCGTGGGGGACGGTGTGGCGGTAGAACGGCTAGAGAGCGCCGCTGCATCGGAGCTTTCGTCAGCCTTGCGGGGCAGCAGTAACAGCAACAGCCCCAAGCCCAATAACCCCAGGGGCAGCAGCCACTTCAGCCAATCTGGAAATCCATCCCCCAGAAGTCCCTTGTCCGCCGCAGCGCTGGGATTGGTGGTGGTTGGGTTGACCTGTTCTCCCGTCACGCCCGGATTTGGCGCATTATTGGGAGCATTGTTGGGGGCGTTGTTGGGAGCATTATTGGCCGCGATGCTGGAGGGCCGATCGGCATTGCTCACGGCCCCTGGTTTTTCATTCCCGGCATTGCCCTTGGGAGCGTTGGCAGGCACGGCTTTATTCGTACTGTTGGCCGCCTTGCTAGCCGCTTGGGCATTGGCGATCGCGCCGGGAGCATTGAAGTCGATCGCTTGGGCAATCCCCGCCTGTTGAATTGCCTTCTGTCCTGCCGTGGTTCCCGCTACGCCCAGGAAGGCTTGGACGGCGGGGCTGGGTTTGGGGCCTTTGTAAACGTAGAACAACGGCTGGGAGAAGGGATACTTGGGATTACTAGGATCCACCCCATCCATCGTCAGCATCCGGAAGCCCGCCTGGTTCTTCAGTTGGTTGGCGGGGACAAAGCTGACTCCGTTATTGCCCAGCTTGCCCAGGAGCGCCTTCATGCTGGTGTCTTCCAACTTGGTGGCCGTAGCTCCCGAGTCAAACTTGCCGGATTGGAAGGCCGGATAGGCTGGGAAGGCTTGACGGGTATCGCTATTGACCCGATCGATGACTTGGATGCCTGCTTTGGGGCCGCCTAGCTCCGACCAGTTTTTCAGTTCACCGCGAAAAATTTTGGCAAATTTGGGAATGCTCAAATCTTTTTTAAAGGGATTCGCGCTTCCCACCACGATCGCGATTTTGTCCCGACCGACGGGGATCGCCACCAAGCCTTGGGCTACTTCTGCTTCGGTTAAGGGGCGTCCGATCGCAGCGAGGTCCGCTTTGCCACTCAGCACCGCTTGCAGGGCAGCTTGGGCGCTGGTTGTGTTCAGGTTGACCGTCGCTTTGGACTTAGCAAATTCTTTTTCAAATTGTTGCTTCAGGGCTTGGTTCACCCCTGCCATGCTGTTCGCGCTGGAAATACGCACCGCTGTGCCCTGGGGAACCCCACTGGGCAAGGGAAACGGCACAGACACAGCCTGAGCCAACTCAACGGGCGTTAACAAGCTGAGAGTGGTCAAACTCAAAGAGGTTGTGAGGGGGGTCGCTGCCGCCATCAACGCAACCATCAGCCCCATTTGCTTCGGGGAAAGGATATTTTTTTGCACCATACGATTCACCCTACGCACGTAGGAAATTGTGTTTTGCATACCACCCTGCTTGGCCTATGCGCGCCCGAACCGAGAACAAATCCGCGATCGCGAGCTAGCAAAAACAGGGATTCGGATCGTTTGCAGTTCATTCTGTCAAAAGAATCCCGCCTTGTACCAAAAATTTAAGGCTTTTTCCGGTGTATTGCCTCCCGCTCCAAGGAATTTCTGCCGGTATTGGCCAACGGAATCATTCCCTACCCCCGAATCACCCATCAAATTATGAATGTTGGCCCCACTCATCCTGTAACCTATACTTTTGTACTTTCCACGGTTCGAGTTCATGGCACTGATCCACCCTTCTCAGCCGAGTGTTCCCACGCCGATCGGCAAGGATGCTTTTAAAGAGACCGTGCGGGCTTATTTTGAGCAGATTGCGCCGGAACTCGATCGCTGGAGTCGTCGGAATCGCTATTACTATCAAGACCTAGAGCGGTTCCATCAATTTTTTATTCCGGTGGGCAGTCGGGTGTTGGAGATTGGCTGCGGGACGGGAGATCTGCTGGCGAGTTTGCAACCGGCGGTGGGGGTGGGCATTGACTTCGCTGCGCCGATCGTCGAGATTGCGCGATCGAAGTATCCCTATCTCACCTTCCACTGTTTGGATGCGGAAACCCTGACGCCCAAGGATTTGGGGTTTAGTTTTCAACCCTTTGATTTCATTATTCTCTCTGGGACGTTAGGGCATTTGGGGGATATTCAGCGGGTGTTGCAACAGTTGCAGCCCTTTTGCCATGCGCGGACGCGGCTGATCCTGACGTTCCATAACTTTTTGTGGCAGCCGGTTTTAAATTTGGCTGAAAAAATTGGCCAACGTCGTCCCCAACCGCCCCAGAGTTGGCTGTCCATGGATGATGTGGAAAATTTGCTGACGATTACGGGCTATACGCCGGTGAAAAAGGGGCGGCGGTTCCTTTGTCCGAAGCCGATTCCGGGCCTTGCAGCGCTGTGTAATCGGATTTTGGCACACCTGCCGGGGCTGACGCACTTGGGGTTGACGAATTACATCATTGCCCGTCCCCAGCGGTTGGTTCCGGCGCACCAAGCTTCGGCGGAACAGTCGTCGTTGACCTGTTCTGTGATCGTTCCCGCGCGCAATGAAGCGGGCAATATTGCCAACATTATCGATCGCATCCCGAAGTTGGGACGGCACATGGAAGTGATTTTCGTGGAGGGCCATTCCCAGGACAAAACCTGGAAGGAAATTGCCTATCTGGCGCAACAGGGACACCCGAATTTTAAATTGAAAGCCTATCAGCAAAAGGGCAAAGGCAAGGCGGATGCTGTGCGGTTGGGCTTTGAACGGGCGGGGGGCGATATTTTGATGATCTTAGATGCGGATTTAACCGTGGAACCGGAGGATTTGGTTCACTTTTTTGAGGTGATTGCGTCGGGGCGCGGGGAGTTTGCCAATGGATCGCGCTTGGTCTATCCCCGATCGGGTCAGGCGATGCCGTGGTTGAATAATTGGGCCAATAAGTTTTTTAGTTTGGCGTTTTCATTTTTGTTGGGTCAGCCGATCAAAGATACGCTCTGTGGGACGAAGGTATTACGGCGAGAGGACTATTACAAAATTGTTGAGGGTCGTACCTATTTTGGGGATTTCGATCCCTTTGGGGATTTTGATTTATTGTTTGGTGCGACGAAGTTGGGGTTGCATATTGTGGATGTGCCGGTGCGTTATCAACCGCGTACCTACGGGGAATCCAATATTGCCCATTTTAGGGAAGGGTTAGTTTTGCTCAAGATGTGTTTATATGCATCACAGAAGATTAAATTTTTTTAATGGATCGGGATGCGTTACAGACTGCACAATCAATGTGTGATGGCAATCCATAACGATCTCCCTAAATTTCCCTGACAATTTCCCTGACTTTAAAAGACTGTCACTCAATCTCCCCTTTTTCTAGCGCAGCGGCGCGTAGCGCGGGGGCTAGGGGGGATCGGATCTGTCGCATTAATCAATCAATTGGGTACTCAACCATGGCTATTAGCGCCTCACCGATAACCCCCTCACCGAAGCCCGCTGCCCGCTGTGCGATCGCGCTGGGCAGTAATTTGGGGAATTCCTTGGAAATTTTGGAATCAGCGTTAGCGGTTTTGGCGGCGACCCCAGGGATTCAAGTGCTGGCCCGATCGTCGTGGTATCTCACCCAGGCGGTGGGGCCGCCCCAACCGGACTATTTCAATGGCTGTGCTCTGCTGCAAACCCAGATGCCGCCCCAGGACTTGATGACGCAACTGCTGCACACGGAAAACCAGTTTGGACGAGTTCGGCGGGAACGGTGGGGTGCAAGGACGTTGGATTTAGATCTATTGCTGTTTGAGGATGTCATTTTAACGACGCCAAGGCTGGAATTGCCCCATCCCAGAATGCAGGAACGGGCGTTTGTCTTGGTGCCGTTAGCGGAAATTGCGGCGGATTGGGTTGATCCCAGGACGGGTCGATCGGTGGCGGAATTGCTGGCGGGGATTGACTGTCGTGGGGTGGAAAAGTGGCAGAATTGCCCGGATGGACGCCAGTCTCCGGTGAAAGAATTGGGTATTTAGGGGGACGATCGGGTTTCTCTACGGCAAAAGTTGAGAAATTCTGGGCTTGCCCTTAGAATTCTTGGAGACTCGCTTGGTTTCCTCGAAGCGGTTGCTTCGCTGTTCTCCTTATTGATTTTAGGTTGATTAAACACTATGCCCTTTGGTTCTGAACCGCCCCAATTGCTGCGTCGTAAGCTATTTTATCAAGGTCGTAAGTTTGCCTATGAGGTCAATCGCCTACGGTTGCCGAACAAAGTGGAGGGGGAGTTTGAATGTGTGCGTCATCCCGGTGGCGCGTTGGTGATTCCGGTGACGCCGGAGGGCAAGCTGGTGCTGGTGCGGCAGTATCGTTTTACGGTGAAGTCGCGCATTCTGGAATTTCCAGCCGGTACGGTGGAAGAGGGGGAAGAGCCGGCGGTGACGGTGGCGCGGGAAGTGCAGGAAGAGACGGGATATAAGGCGGCGAGTATTGAGCCGTTGGGAGAGTTCTTTTTGGCTCCAGGGTATTCCGATGAGATTATCTATGCGTTCCTGGGGACGGGATTGGAGCGGTTAGAGCATCCGCCGGAGCAAGATGATGATGAGGATATTGAGGTGGTGTTAATGACGCCGGAGGAAGTGGAGGCGGCGATCGCGACGGGGGATTTGGCCGATGCGAAGTCGATTTCTGCGTTTGTCATTGCCCGATCGAAGTTGATGGGAGGCTAGAAGCTGCGGGACGGCGGGGGGCATTCTTTGCATTGGGGTTCGTATTCCCAAATGAGTGCATGACCTGATGTCGTTGATGACGTTACCCGTATTAATGCTTTGGATTGTAAATTGACTTTGTTAGCGTTGGTAGTATTTCTATCAACGCTTTTTTTTGAGATCGATCGCGGAGTCACGGGGGCAACCTACGGGTATCGAATGATACTCGATCGATTTTTGTAAATACGGATTGACAGTGCCGCTGGTTTATTCGTAGGCTAGTTTCTCAAGGCGACTCCGTGGACATCCTTCTTTCAGTTGGGTTGACGATTGACGGTTTGGCATGAAGCACGGGGCCGCTGGGATCCTAAAAATTTAGGGCACTACCCTTTGTTGCGGGAACAACTCCGGGTAGCTAACCCCCTCGCTGCACTACCAGCAAGGAGGCTTGTTGAGAATTTTAACATTCGATCGAGCCACTCTTGTTTGTGATGTCAAACGGGGTGGCTCTAAATTTTTGGGCTTCTTACCACCTCTCAACAGGAGAAGCTCAATTATGACGAAAGGTTCTAGCGATCGGAGCGATCGTGAAGTTCAACCTGAAAAACAACGGTTACAGATCCACTTAATTGGTCACAAAGAGTTCGTGCAGGATACGATTAATCAATTCCATGCCCATCGGCTCGCAGATCGGATTCATTGGAGTCAGCCAATGAAGATTGTGCATTCCGATGGACAATACATCAGCATATTGAGTCGCGAACGGCTGCGCTAACGCTTAAAAAGTAGGTGTCCCATAGGCTGCGTTGGCTATTCCGTGGCCTGTGGGTTCCTGAATGTCATAGTTGGTCTTCCACTTGTAAGTTTTTATGGGCGGAGATATTAGTTTGGGAAGAACGCTATACTGAAAGTATTCTGCCTAAGATCTCAGCCTTGCAAGTTAAAAGTTGATTACGTCGAGATTTTAATGCAATCCAATTTTGGTGTTGTAGGAGATCCATCGATGTAGCCCAGGCAAGAGGGAATAAACCATGACTCAGGCTCTCGAACCCAAACTCTGCACTCCCGATGAGTATCTCGCCCTTGAGCTTGCTTCAGAAACTCGCAGTGAATACCGCAATGGAGCGATAATTCCCATGACCGGGGGAACTCCAGACTGCAATGAAATCGCCATTAATCTAGCCTCCCTGCTCAAATCTGCCTTGCGTGGCAAACCCTACCGGATTTTTGGGGCCGATCAACGGTTGTGGATTCCCGATCGCAACCTCTACACCTATCCCGATGTCATGGTGGTTGAAAAACCGCTACAACTCCAAACTGGGCGAACTGATACCGTCATGAATCCCTGTTTTATTGCTGAAGTGCTATCCAAATCAACCCAAGATTATGATCATGGCGAAAAGTTCTCTGCCTATCGTTCGATCGATAGCTTTCGGGAATATCTCTTGATCGATCAGTACAGCATCCATGTAGAACACTACGTCAAGACAGCCGCGAATCAATGGCTACTTTCAGAATATGATGATCCGACGGTTACGTTGTCCTTGAAGACAGCAGCAGCCCAAATCGAAATCATCACGCTCTACGACAATATTGATATCGATGGGGTTTAAATCTGCAAGGGCGATCGGGGCTATGGTACGTAGGCTTGCTATTAGTACGGCTGGTTCGTAGATTAGTAGGTTGTAGAATAGAAGAGAATTATTGAGATGGATGCATACCATGTCTTCTCCTGCTATTACCACGATCGTTAAAATGGTTGAGTCTTTACCTGACGAGCTTCAAGAGCAGGCGGTGGAGCATGTTCGAGCTTTTCTTGCTGAAATTGAAGAAGAAAAGCGGTGGGAAGATTCGTTTAAGCGGACAAAGCAGAATCTAGTTGCAGCAGCCCGAAAAGCTAAAGAGGAGATTGCAGCGGGATTGTCCACGCCAATGGACTACGAACAGCAGC
Coding sequences:
- a CDS encoding substrate-binding domain-containing protein, which translates into the protein MQNTISYVRRVNRMVQKNILSPKQMGLMVALMAAATPLTTSLSLTTLSLLTPVELAQAVSVPFPLPSGVPQGTAVRISSANSMAGVNQALKQQFEKEFAKSKATVNLNTTSAQAALQAVLSGKADLAAIGRPLTEAEVAQGLVAIPVGRDKIAIVVGSANPFKKDLSIPKFAKIFRGELKNWSELGGPKAGIQVIDRVNSDTRQAFPAYPAFQSGKFDSGATATKLEDTSMKALLGKLGNNGVSFVPANQLKNQAGFRMLTMDGVDPSNPKYPFSQPLFYVYKGPKPSPAVQAFLGVAGTTAGQKAIQQAGIAQAIDFNAPGAIANAQAASKAANSTNKAVPANAPKGNAGNEKPGAVSNADRPSSIAANNAPNNAPNNAPNNAPNPGVTGEQVNPTTTNPSAAADKGLLGDGFPDWLKWLLPLGLLGLGLLLLLLPRKADESSDAAALSSRSTATPSPTPTEPESATWAPFQTQANDDVDVAGDAWSDRDSATSDDQDALGTPTDWANPDWTKPDWTPPETPVDGGTIAGGVAATGAAGAAAWSFLRGPQDVPGTTNPPAATGSETAADWEFESSNLNELAPDTRGRLDDVAFDLGGEPTGTEAGTGSDADAPGFFGKLKDSASTLITGAGAAAENAVEGVTQAGSETLAAGAAFVGGTAAAARTRILGDRARIVLIPQTAKEAVVRWQLTDEQKADAHSRGGMDLALRLYDVTGVDPNQSVLENYYQYDCSELTQELRIEVPVPDRDYVVEVGYLDRSGEWIDVARSMSVHIPPA
- a CDS encoding glycosyltransferase, whose protein sequence is MALIHPSQPSVPTPIGKDAFKETVRAYFEQIAPELDRWSRRNRYYYQDLERFHQFFIPVGSRVLEIGCGTGDLLASLQPAVGVGIDFAAPIVEIARSKYPYLTFHCLDAETLTPKDLGFSFQPFDFIILSGTLGHLGDIQRVLQQLQPFCHARTRLILTFHNFLWQPVLNLAEKIGQRRPQPPQSWLSMDDVENLLTITGYTPVKKGRRFLCPKPIPGLAALCNRILAHLPGLTHLGLTNYIIARPQRLVPAHQASAEQSSLTCSVIVPARNEAGNIANIIDRIPKLGRHMEVIFVEGHSQDKTWKEIAYLAQQGHPNFKLKAYQQKGKGKADAVRLGFERAGGDILMILDADLTVEPEDLVHFFEVIASGRGEFANGSRLVYPRSGQAMPWLNNWANKFFSLAFSFLLGQPIKDTLCGTKVLRREDYYKIVEGRTYFGDFDPFGDFDLLFGATKLGLHIVDVPVRYQPRTYGESNIAHFREGLVLLKMCLYASQKIKFF
- the folK gene encoding 2-amino-4-hydroxy-6-hydroxymethyldihydropteridine diphosphokinase, whose product is MAISASPITPSPKPAARCAIALGSNLGNSLEILESALAVLAATPGIQVLARSSWYLTQAVGPPQPDYFNGCALLQTQMPPQDLMTQLLHTENQFGRVRRERWGARTLDLDLLLFEDVILTTPRLELPHPRMQERAFVLVPLAEIAADWVDPRTGRSVAELLAGIDCRGVEKWQNCPDGRQSPVKELGI
- a CDS encoding NUDIX hydrolase, with the protein product MPFGSEPPQLLRRKLFYQGRKFAYEVNRLRLPNKVEGEFECVRHPGGALVIPVTPEGKLVLVRQYRFTVKSRILEFPAGTVEEGEEPAVTVAREVQEETGYKAASIEPLGEFFLAPGYSDEIIYAFLGTGLERLEHPPEQDDDEDIEVVLMTPEEVEAAIATGDLADAKSISAFVIARSKLMGG
- a CDS encoding Uma2 family endonuclease, whose protein sequence is MTQALEPKLCTPDEYLALELASETRSEYRNGAIIPMTGGTPDCNEIAINLASLLKSALRGKPYRIFGADQRLWIPDRNLYTYPDVMVVEKPLQLQTGRTDTVMNPCFIAEVLSKSTQDYDHGEKFSAYRSIDSFREYLLIDQYSIHVEHYVKTAANQWLLSEYDDPTVTLSLKTAAAQIEIITLYDNIDIDGV